One segment of Acidimicrobiales bacterium DNA contains the following:
- a CDS encoding TetR/AcrR family transcriptional regulator, translating into MNVRLPAAERRHQLLATALATFAAAGYHGASMNDIADAAGVTKPVLYQHFGSKRELFLEVLREVGDDLRERVRDATEGAPSPHQQVRRGFEAWFGWVAERRDGFTVLFAGDVRRDPEFMAEAGKVERQIADNIADLIVVDGLSEERRRLLAYGIVGLGESTCRRWLAKEIELDADDLAAQVAEMAWAGLRGLRPE; encoded by the coding sequence ATGAACGTCCGCCTTCCCGCGGCCGAACGCCGTCACCAGCTCCTCGCCACCGCCCTCGCCACCTTCGCCGCCGCCGGTTACCACGGCGCGTCGATGAACGACATCGCCGACGCCGCCGGGGTCACCAAGCCGGTCCTGTACCAGCACTTCGGGTCCAAGCGCGAGCTCTTCCTCGAAGTGCTGCGCGAGGTGGGCGACGACCTGCGCGAGCGGGTCCGGGATGCCACCGAAGGCGCCCCCTCGCCCCATCAGCAGGTGCGGCGCGGCTTCGAGGCCTGGTTCGGGTGGGTGGCCGAGCGGCGCGACGGCTTCACGGTGCTGTTCGCGGGCGACGTGCGCCGCGACCCGGAGTTCATGGCCGAGGCCGGCAAGGTCGAGCGCCAGATCGCCGACAACATCGCCGACCTCATCGTCGTCGACGGGCTCTCCGAGGAGCGCCGGCGGTTGCTGGCCTACGGGATCGTCGGTCTGGGCGAGAGCACCTGCCGGCGGTGGCTCGCCAAGGAGATCGAGCTCGACGCCGACGACCTCGCCGCGCAGGTCGCCGAGATGGCCTGGGCCGGGCTGCGGGGCCTACGCCCCGAGTGA
- a CDS encoding acyl-CoA dehydrogenase family protein, giving the protein MPEYSLDFNEDQLTIQKWVHDFADSVVRPVAEEWDEREEFPWPVVQEAANIGLYGWEFMANAMSDPLGLTLPIAIEELFWGDAGIGLSIMGSGLAAAGISGNGTPEQVVEWVPQCYGTADDVKLGAFCVSEPDAGSDVSSLRTRAVYDEATDEWVLNGTKAWITNGGIADVHVVVAAVDPELRGRGQASFVVPPGTKGLSMGQKYKKHGIKASHTSEVVLEDVRVPGRCLLGGKEKLDAKLARAREAGHTGAKQPAMATFEATRPAVGAQAIGVARAAYEYALDYAQERQAFGRPIIMNQAIAFSLADMKTEIDAARLLVHRAAWMAASGKEFGAAEGSMSKLKAGEVAVWVTEKAIQILGGYGYTREYPVERWHRDAKIFTIFEGTSEIQRLVISRAISGLRIE; this is encoded by the coding sequence ATGCCCGAGTACTCGCTCGACTTCAACGAGGACCAGCTCACCATCCAGAAGTGGGTCCACGACTTCGCCGACTCCGTCGTCCGCCCCGTCGCCGAGGAGTGGGACGAGCGTGAGGAGTTCCCCTGGCCGGTGGTCCAGGAGGCCGCCAACATCGGTCTCTACGGCTGGGAGTTCATGGCCAACGCCATGTCCGATCCCCTCGGGCTCACGCTTCCCATCGCCATCGAGGAGCTCTTCTGGGGCGACGCCGGCATCGGCCTGTCCATCATGGGATCCGGCCTCGCCGCCGCCGGCATCAGCGGCAACGGCACCCCCGAGCAGGTCGTGGAGTGGGTGCCGCAGTGCTACGGCACCGCCGACGACGTGAAGCTCGGCGCGTTCTGCGTGAGCGAGCCCGACGCCGGCTCCGACGTGTCGTCGCTGCGCACCCGGGCCGTCTACGACGAGGCCACCGACGAGTGGGTGCTCAACGGCACGAAGGCGTGGATCACCAACGGCGGCATCGCCGATGTCCACGTGGTCGTCGCCGCCGTCGACCCCGAGCTGCGGGGTCGCGGCCAGGCCAGCTTCGTCGTGCCCCCCGGTACGAAGGGCTTGTCGATGGGCCAGAAGTACAAGAAGCACGGCATCAAGGCGTCGCACACCTCCGAGGTCGTGCTCGAGGACGTCCGGGTGCCGGGCCGGTGTCTGCTCGGCGGCAAGGAGAAGCTCGACGCCAAGCTGGCCCGGGCCCGCGAGGCCGGCCACACCGGTGCCAAGCAGCCGGCGATGGCGACCTTCGAGGCCACCCGTCCGGCGGTGGGCGCCCAGGCCATCGGTGTCGCCCGCGCCGCCTACGAGTACGCCCTCGACTACGCCCAGGAGCGCCAGGCGTTCGGGCGGCCGATCATCATGAACCAGGCGATCGCCTTCTCCCTCGCCGACATGAAGACCGAGATCGACGCCGCCCGCCTGCTCGTGCACCGCGCCGCGTGGATGGCGGCCAGCGGCAAGGAGTTCGGTGCCGCCGAGGGCTCGATGTCGAAGCTCAAGGCCGGCGAGGTGGCGGTCTGGGTGACCGAGAAGGCCATCCAGATCCTGGGCGGCTACGGCTACACCCGGGAGTACCCGGTCGAGCGCTGGCACCGTGACGCCAAGATCTTCACGATCTTCGAGGGCACCTCGGAGATCCAGCGCCTCGTCATCAGCCGGGCCATCTCCGGTCTGCGCATCGAGTAG
- the cysS gene encoding cysteine--tRNA ligase produces the protein MLELFDTARGAVVPLETREPGKVSMYVCGPTVYGPPHLGHGRFSLVFDVLRRYLRWTGLDVTYVSNITDIDDKIIARAAELGVTTDEVVAENEAIWWDAMAAIGVDRPDHDPHATDYVERMVVLVADLIERGAAYVAADGVYFSPETVADYGLLARQSVESLRAGARVHIADHKHSPIDFALWKLAKPGEPSWPSPWGEGRPGWHTECVVMSLDLLGEGFDIHGGGQDLAFPHHENERAQAIAAGRTFARHWVHNGFVEVGGEKMSKSTGNFTTLVDLVERTDPRAYRLLVLRAHYRSPLEVTPATTGDAAAALERLDALARRAVAAGLALHGHDAGDADPRAMVEFGRVMDDDLDTASAVALLFGLVTRANSALDAGDASGAAPLVRAIGEICLAVGLELHGAADAVPAEIRARAAQRDEARAARDWAAADAIRDALTAEGWVVEDTPTGTQVRPG, from the coding sequence GTGCTGGAGCTGTTCGACACCGCCCGGGGAGCCGTCGTTCCGCTCGAGACCCGTGAGCCGGGCAAGGTGTCGATGTACGTCTGCGGCCCGACCGTCTACGGACCACCCCACCTCGGCCACGGCCGGTTCTCGCTGGTGTTCGATGTGCTGCGCCGCTACCTGCGCTGGACGGGCCTCGACGTCACCTACGTGTCGAACATCACCGACATCGACGACAAGATCATCGCCCGCGCCGCGGAGCTGGGTGTCACCACCGACGAGGTGGTCGCCGAGAACGAGGCCATCTGGTGGGACGCCATGGCGGCCATCGGGGTCGACCGCCCCGACCACGATCCCCACGCCACGGACTACGTCGAGCGGATGGTGGTCCTCGTCGCCGACCTGATCGAGCGGGGTGCGGCCTACGTCGCCGCCGACGGCGTCTACTTCTCGCCAGAGACCGTCGCCGACTACGGGCTCCTCGCCCGTCAGTCCGTCGAGTCGCTGCGCGCCGGCGCTCGCGTCCACATCGCCGACCACAAGCACTCGCCCATCGACTTCGCGCTGTGGAAGCTGGCCAAGCCCGGCGAGCCGTCGTGGCCCTCCCCGTGGGGCGAGGGGCGCCCCGGCTGGCACACCGAGTGCGTGGTCATGTCGCTCGATCTGCTCGGGGAGGGCTTCGACATCCACGGTGGCGGCCAGGACCTCGCCTTCCCGCACCACGAGAACGAGCGCGCTCAGGCGATCGCCGCCGGACGCACCTTCGCCCGCCACTGGGTGCACAACGGCTTCGTGGAGGTCGGCGGCGAGAAGATGTCGAAGAGCACCGGCAACTTCACCACCCTGGTCGATCTCGTGGAGCGCACCGACCCGCGCGCCTACCGGCTCCTGGTGCTGCGGGCCCACTACCGGTCGCCGCTCGAGGTCACGCCGGCCACCACCGGCGACGCAGCCGCTGCGCTCGAGCGTCTCGATGCGCTGGCACGTCGGGCGGTGGCCGCCGGCCTGGCCCTGCACGGCCACGACGCCGGCGACGCCGACCCCCGGGCGATGGTGGAGTTCGGGCGCGTCATGGACGACGACCTCGACACGGCCTCGGCGGTGGCGCTGCTGTTCGGGCTCGTCACCCGGGCCAACTCCGCGCTCGACGCCGGCGACGCGTCGGGCGCGGCCCCGCTCGTGCGGGCGATCGGCGAGATCTGCCTGGCCGTCGGTCTCGAGCTGCACGGAGCGGCCGACGCGGTGCCCGCGGAGATCCGGGCGCGGGCGGCGCAGCGCGACGAGGCCCGGGCCGCCCGGGACTGGGCCGCCGCCGACGCCATCCGTGACGCGCTCACCGCCGAGGGCTGGGTGGTCGAGGACACGCCGACGGGCACGCAGGTGCGCCCCGGCTGA
- the valS gene encoding valine--tRNA ligase, protein MSASAPTPRDSWTVPEKPALDGLEDRWGTTWEADGTYRFDRTAGRDDVYSIDTPPPTVSGSLHVGHVFSYTHTDTIARYQRMRGKAVFYPMGWDDNGLPTERRVQNYYGVQCDPALPYNADFAIPPPLAELSAKERKAHRDVHISRRNFIELCNHLTGEDEVAFEQLWRHLGLSVDWSMTYATIDERSQRVAQRAFLRSLQRGEAYQAEAPVLWDVDFTCAVAQAELEDREEAGAYHRLPFVRTDTGDPVPIETTRPELLAACVALVAHPDDERYQPLFGRTVRTPLFGVEVEVRPHELADPEKGSGIAMICTFGDLTDVIWWRELQLPTRSIVAENGRIVADTPEWIEAAGEAAVAAYAELAGKSVKQAQARIVELLRESGELEGDPKPIVHPVKFYEKGERPLEIVTSRQWYLRNGGRDADLRDALLQRGHELHWHPAHMRVRYENWVNGLNGDWLVSRQRFFGVPFPLWYPVDADGKPDHHRPILADEATLPVDPSTDVPPGYDESRRDRPGGFTGDPDVMDTWATSSLTPQIATGWGEDDDLFARTFPMDLRPQAHEIIRTWLFSTTVRAHLEHDTLPWRNAAISGWVLDPDRKKMSKSKGNVVTPMHLLEQYGADAVRYWAASGRPGTDTAFDEGQMKVGRRLSIKLLNASRFALGLGGGDGAARITDPSVVTEALDRAMLARLAELVGDATDAFDAYDYARALERTESFFWAYCDQYLELVKGRAYGARGDEAAWSAQAALQLSLSTLLRLFAPFLPFVTEEVWSWWQDGSVHTAPWPDGTVLRDAAADGDPLVFEMAAAALGEVRRAKTEAKRNLKWPVDAVVVADHAARVDALRAAADDVRDAANAASVTVEVAQDPRIHVTLAAEPDEG, encoded by the coding sequence ATGAGCGCCTCTGCCCCCACCCCACGAGACAGCTGGACCGTCCCCGAGAAGCCGGCGTTGGATGGGCTCGAGGACCGCTGGGGCACCACCTGGGAGGCCGACGGCACCTACCGCTTCGACCGCACCGCCGGCCGCGACGACGTGTACTCGATCGACACGCCGCCGCCCACGGTGAGCGGCTCGCTGCACGTCGGCCACGTGTTCAGCTACACCCACACCGACACGATCGCCCGCTACCAGCGCATGCGGGGCAAGGCCGTCTTCTACCCGATGGGATGGGACGACAACGGCCTGCCCACCGAGCGCCGGGTGCAGAACTACTACGGGGTCCAGTGCGACCCCGCCCTGCCCTACAACGCCGACTTCGCGATCCCGCCGCCCCTCGCCGAGCTGAGCGCCAAGGAGCGCAAGGCCCACCGCGACGTCCACATCAGCCGGCGCAACTTCATCGAGCTCTGCAACCACCTCACCGGCGAGGACGAGGTCGCCTTCGAGCAGCTGTGGCGCCATCTCGGGCTGTCGGTCGACTGGTCGATGACCTACGCCACCATCGACGAGCGCTCCCAGCGGGTGGCCCAGCGGGCCTTCCTGCGCAGTCTCCAGCGGGGCGAGGCCTACCAGGCCGAAGCGCCGGTGCTGTGGGACGTCGACTTCACGTGCGCGGTGGCCCAGGCCGAGCTCGAGGACCGCGAGGAAGCCGGCGCCTACCACCGGCTCCCCTTCGTCCGCACCGACACCGGCGACCCCGTGCCCATCGAGACCACGCGTCCCGAGCTGTTGGCGGCCTGCGTCGCGCTGGTCGCCCACCCCGACGACGAGCGCTACCAGCCGCTGTTCGGGCGCACCGTGCGCACTCCGCTGTTCGGGGTGGAGGTCGAGGTCCGACCCCACGAGCTGGCCGATCCCGAGAAGGGCTCGGGCATCGCCATGATCTGCACCTTCGGCGACCTCACCGACGTGATCTGGTGGCGCGAGCTGCAGCTGCCCACCCGCTCGATCGTGGCCGAGAACGGTCGCATCGTCGCCGACACCCCCGAGTGGATCGAGGCGGCCGGTGAAGCGGCCGTGGCCGCCTACGCCGAGCTGGCCGGCAAGTCGGTGAAGCAGGCCCAGGCTCGCATCGTCGAGCTGCTGCGGGAGTCCGGTGAGCTCGAGGGCGACCCCAAGCCCATCGTCCACCCGGTGAAGTTCTACGAGAAGGGCGAGCGTCCACTCGAGATCGTGACCAGCCGCCAGTGGTACCTGCGCAACGGCGGCCGCGACGCCGACCTGCGCGACGCGCTGCTCCAGCGGGGCCACGAGCTGCACTGGCACCCCGCGCACATGCGGGTCCGCTACGAGAACTGGGTGAACGGCCTCAACGGCGACTGGTTGGTGAGCCGGCAGCGCTTCTTCGGCGTGCCGTTCCCCCTGTGGTACCCGGTCGACGCCGACGGGAAGCCCGACCACCACCGGCCGATCCTCGCCGACGAGGCGACCCTGCCCGTCGACCCCTCCACCGACGTCCCCCCGGGGTACGACGAGTCGCGACGCGACCGGCCGGGCGGCTTCACCGGCGACCCCGACGTCATGGACACCTGGGCCACCTCGTCGCTCACCCCCCAGATCGCCACCGGGTGGGGCGAGGACGACGACCTCTTCGCCCGCACCTTCCCGATGGACCTGCGCCCCCAGGCCCACGAGATCATCCGCACCTGGCTGTTCTCGACGACCGTGCGGGCCCACCTCGAGCACGACACCCTCCCGTGGCGCAACGCCGCCATCTCCGGGTGGGTGCTCGACCCCGACCGCAAGAAGATGTCGAAGAGCAAGGGCAACGTGGTCACCCCGATGCACCTGCTCGAGCAGTACGGCGCCGACGCGGTGCGCTACTGGGCGGCCAGCGGTCGCCCGGGCACCGACACCGCCTTCGACGAGGGCCAGATGAAGGTCGGGCGACGTCTGTCGATCAAGCTGCTCAACGCCAGCCGCTTCGCCCTCGGCCTGGGCGGTGGCGACGGGGCCGCCCGGATCACCGACCCGTCGGTGGTCACCGAGGCCCTCGACCGGGCGATGCTGGCCCGCCTCGCCGAGCTGGTCGGCGACGCCACCGACGCTTTCGACGCCTATGACTACGCGCGCGCCCTCGAGCGCACCGAGTCGTTCTTCTGGGCGTACTGCGACCAGTACCTCGAGCTGGTGAAGGGCCGCGCCTACGGGGCCCGCGGCGACGAGGCGGCGTGGTCCGCCCAGGCCGCCCTCCAGCTGTCGCTGTCGACCCTGCTGCGCCTGTTCGCGCCGTTCCTGCCGTTCGTGACCGAGGAGGTCTGGTCGTGGTGGCAGGACGGTTCGGTCCACACCGCCCCGTGGCCGGACGGGACCGTGCTCCGCGACGCCGCCGCCGACGGCGACCCGCTCGTCTTCGAGATGGCCGCCGCCGCGCTGGGCGAGGTCCGACGGGCCAAGACCGAGGCCAAGCGCAACCTGAAGTGGCCCGTCGACGCGGTGGTCGTGGCCGACCACGCCGCACGCGTCGACGCGTTGCGGGCCGCCGCCGACGACGTGCGCGACGCCGCCAACGCGGCGTCGGTGACCGTCGAGGTCGCCCAGGACCCCCGGATCCACGTGACGCTCGCCGCCGAGCCCGACGAGGGCTGA
- a CDS encoding nitroreductase family protein — translation MGEHHADGGRVARERVVEAFFTGPRDLDRLTLLSEDCEWWNGLGEFPSAPGQTVFRGRDEIGALVLGRAPAPPLPNGRRVDRYDLATARFHDVVTISDGPFVFRQHRYTARTRQGRDYDNVYGFLFRFDADGSIDRIWEHWGTLAAHRQLFQGPLVVHDPDDLLMTTATVRKRLDLARPVDRRLVEECLEVAVHAPSGSNQQGYRFVFVDDPEAKSALADLYRQAMDEFVARPRTDAPEDTVDRSGDRDQRMTESVMYLREHFHEVPVLCVPLMAGRTDGGGEGAHAERTAAVWQAMRWGSVLPTVWSFLLALRSRGLGSAWTTLSVAKEREVAEVLDIPYERWTQVGLFPIAHTIGTDFAVTPRRPATELLSWNSYGGG, via the coding sequence ATGGGGGAGCACCACGCCGACGGGGGCCGCGTCGCGAGGGAGCGGGTCGTGGAGGCGTTCTTCACCGGACCGCGGGACCTCGATCGGCTGACGCTGCTCAGCGAGGACTGCGAGTGGTGGAACGGGCTCGGCGAGTTCCCGTCCGCCCCCGGGCAGACCGTCTTCCGGGGTCGCGACGAGATCGGTGCCCTGGTGCTCGGTCGGGCCCCGGCACCACCGCTGCCCAACGGTCGCCGGGTGGACCGCTACGACCTCGCCACCGCCCGGTTCCACGACGTGGTCACCATCTCCGACGGACCGTTCGTCTTCCGCCAGCACCGCTACACCGCCCGGACGCGCCAGGGCCGCGACTACGACAACGTCTACGGCTTCCTGTTCCGCTTCGACGCCGACGGCTCGATCGACCGGATCTGGGAGCACTGGGGCACGCTCGCCGCCCATCGCCAGCTCTTCCAGGGCCCCCTCGTGGTGCACGACCCCGACGACCTGCTCATGACGACGGCCACGGTGCGCAAGCGCCTCGACCTCGCCCGGCCGGTCGACCGGCGCCTCGTCGAGGAGTGCCTGGAGGTGGCCGTCCACGCGCCCAGCGGGTCGAACCAGCAGGGCTACCGGTTCGTGTTCGTCGACGACCCGGAGGCCAAGAGCGCCCTGGCCGACCTCTACCGCCAGGCGATGGACGAGTTCGTCGCCCGGCCCCGCACCGACGCCCCCGAGGACACCGTCGACCGATCCGGCGACCGTGACCAGCGCATGACCGAGAGCGTCATGTACCTCCGCGAGCACTTCCACGAGGTCCCGGTGCTGTGCGTGCCGCTCATGGCCGGCCGGACCGACGGCGGCGGCGAGGGCGCCCACGCCGAGCGCACCGCAGCGGTGTGGCAGGCCATGCGCTGGGGGTCGGTGCTGCCCACCGTCTGGTCGTTCCTGCTCGCCCTGCGCTCCCGCGGCCTCGGCTCGGCGTGGACGACCCTCAGCGTGGCGAAGGAACGCGAGGTCGCCGAGGTGCTCGACATCCCCTACGAACGGTGGACCCAGGTCGGGCTGTTCCCCATCGCCCACACGATCGGCACCGACTTCGCGGTCACGCCCCGGCGGCCGGCGACCGAGCTGCTGTCCTGGAACTCCTACGGCGGCGGCTGA
- a CDS encoding mechanosensitive ion channel family protein — protein MTVLATVLAQATTSTTSVSDALAELGDPCGTDPSWACEWVFDATGSEAWAEVADWVLAKPLAILVVLVVAFIANRVLRWLVRRSVGRLADPTRRDRRRRSRTPAVLARSEVWNLRSEARTSTISAVLQSLTTVAVVFVAAVVVLDVVGIALGPLLAAAGILGVALGFGAQTIVRDFLNGFFLVVEDQFGVGDVVDLGPDAIGTVERITLRSTRLRDVNGVVWHVPNGEILRVGNQSQEWARALLDVVVAHDADLEQVKALMAETAHGLAADPPWSDQVLEEPEVWGVEAISREGVTMRLVIKVRPAAQWSVLRELRLRLKAAFDDAGLTDALTGSATPVNFGQVRVEPTSEPPRSGGPPVEPPGEG, from the coding sequence ATGACGGTCCTCGCCACCGTGCTGGCGCAGGCCACGACCAGCACCACGTCGGTCAGCGACGCCCTCGCCGAGCTCGGCGACCCCTGCGGGACGGATCCGTCGTGGGCGTGTGAGTGGGTGTTCGACGCCACCGGGTCCGAGGCCTGGGCCGAGGTGGCCGACTGGGTGCTGGCCAAGCCGCTGGCCATCCTCGTCGTCCTCGTCGTCGCCTTCATCGCCAACCGTGTCCTGCGCTGGCTGGTCCGGCGGTCGGTGGGCCGCCTCGCCGACCCGACCCGCCGCGACCGGCGTCGTCGCAGTCGCACTCCGGCCGTCCTGGCCCGCTCGGAGGTCTGGAATCTCCGCAGCGAGGCCCGCACCTCGACGATCTCGGCCGTGCTCCAGTCGCTCACCACCGTGGCGGTGGTCTTCGTGGCCGCGGTCGTGGTCCTCGACGTGGTGGGCATCGCCCTCGGGCCGCTGCTGGCGGCCGCCGGGATCCTCGGCGTGGCCCTCGGCTTCGGCGCCCAGACGATCGTCCGGGACTTCCTGAACGGCTTCTTCCTCGTCGTCGAGGACCAGTTCGGCGTCGGCGACGTCGTCGACCTCGGGCCCGACGCCATCGGGACGGTGGAACGCATCACCCTGCGCTCGACCCGCCTGCGCGATGTCAACGGCGTCGTGTGGCACGTCCCCAACGGCGAGATCCTGCGGGTCGGCAACCAGAGCCAGGAGTGGGCCCGGGCGCTGCTCGACGTCGTCGTCGCCCACGACGCCGACCTCGAGCAGGTCAAGGCCCTGATGGCCGAGACCGCTCACGGGCTCGCCGCCGACCCGCCGTGGTCCGACCAGGTCCTCGAGGAGCCCGAGGTCTGGGGTGTCGAGGCCATCTCCCGGGAGGGCGTGACGATGCGCCTCGTGATCAAGGTGCGCCCCGCTGCGCAGTGGTCGGTGCTCCGCGAGCTGCGCCTGCGGCTGAAGGCGGCCTTCGACGACGCCGGCCTCACCGACGCCCTCACCGGTTCGGCCACCCCGGTCAACTTCGGTCAGGTCCGGGTGGAGCCCACCAGCGAGCCGCCCCGCTCCGGCGGCCCACCGGTCGAACCGCCCGGAGAGGGCTGA
- a CDS encoding superoxide dismutase — MAFELPPLPYAQDALAPHISAETLEYHYGKHHKTYVDNLNKAVAGTADENASLTDIIAKAEGGLFNNAAQTWNHTFFWNSLSPSGGGQPTGEIAERINSDLGGYDAFRSSIVEAGLTQFGSGWAWLVDEGGKLAVMKTANADLPMKHGAKALLTIDVWEHAYYIDYRNARAKFLDVVLDSLVNWDFANENLAA, encoded by the coding sequence ATGGCCTTCGAGCTGCCCCCCCTGCCGTACGCCCAGGACGCGCTGGCGCCCCACATCAGCGCCGAGACGCTCGAGTACCACTACGGCAAGCACCACAAGACCTACGTCGACAACCTCAACAAGGCCGTCGCCGGGACCGCCGACGAGAACGCGTCGCTCACCGACATCATCGCCAAGGCCGAGGGCGGGCTGTTCAACAACGCTGCGCAGACCTGGAACCACACGTTCTTCTGGAACAGCCTCTCCCCGTCGGGGGGCGGCCAGCCGACCGGTGAGATCGCCGAGCGCATCAACAGCGACCTCGGCGGCTACGACGCCTTCCGCTCGTCCATCGTCGAGGCCGGGCTCACCCAGTTCGGGTCCGGCTGGGCCTGGCTGGTCGACGAGGGCGGCAAGCTCGCCGTCATGAAGACCGCCAACGCCGACCTGCCGATGAAGCACGGCGCCAAGGCCCTCCTCACCATCGACGTGTGGGAGCACGCCTACTACATCGACTACCGCAACGCGCGGGCCAAGTTCCTCGACGTCGTCCTCGACAGCCTGGTCAACTGGGACTTCGCCAACGAGAACCTGGCGGCCTGA
- a CDS encoding FAD-dependent oxidoreductase has product MTGEESPSCDVLVVGAGIAGLTAATALADAGHTVVVVDKGRGVGGRMATRRLGEAVFDHGAQFFTTPGPELGPLVDRWRDRGVIVPWFEGRLLPDGGLVADGHPRWRGAPSMTAVAKHLAERLDVRTSSTVTAVSSGAGWRAEVADGGVLEAPALVLTAPVPQTLALLDAGGVVLDDGDERELRALDYDPCLAVLAVLDGPSGLPAPGAWRLGAEPVEFVADNQAKGVSPSPAVTVHAGPVTSRDWWDRDDDAVARDLLAAVPGLAAAPVEVQVQRWRYARPVSCRPERARRLAGLPPAVLAGDIFGGPLVGGAARSGLAAAGLLHSLGTIDRST; this is encoded by the coding sequence GTGACCGGAGAGGAGTCGCCGTCGTGCGACGTTCTCGTCGTCGGGGCCGGGATCGCCGGGTTGACGGCGGCCACCGCCCTCGCCGATGCCGGTCACACGGTCGTGGTGGTCGACAAGGGCCGGGGGGTCGGCGGTCGGATGGCGACCCGACGCCTCGGCGAGGCGGTGTTCGACCACGGGGCCCAGTTCTTCACCACGCCCGGGCCCGAGCTCGGGCCGCTCGTCGACCGGTGGCGGGATCGGGGAGTCATCGTTCCCTGGTTCGAGGGGCGGCTTCTCCCTGACGGCGGTCTCGTCGCCGACGGCCATCCCCGCTGGCGGGGAGCGCCGTCGATGACGGCGGTGGCCAAGCACCTGGCCGAGAGGCTCGACGTGCGCACCTCCAGCACGGTGACGGCGGTGTCGTCCGGTGCGGGCTGGCGGGCCGAGGTCGCCGACGGCGGAGTGCTCGAGGCCCCGGCGCTGGTGCTCACCGCGCCGGTCCCGCAGACCCTCGCTCTGCTCGATGCGGGCGGAGTCGTCCTCGACGATGGCGACGAACGAGAGCTGCGGGCTCTCGACTACGACCCCTGCCTCGCGGTCCTGGCCGTGCTCGACGGCCCCTCGGGTCTCCCCGCCCCCGGTGCGTGGCGCCTCGGCGCCGAGCCGGTCGAGTTCGTGGCCGACAACCAGGCGAAGGGCGTCTCCCCCTCGCCGGCGGTCACGGTGCACGCCGGTCCGGTGACGAGTCGCGACTGGTGGGACCGCGACGACGACGCCGTCGCCCGCGACCTGCTCGCCGCCGTCCCCGGCCTGGCCGCCGCGCCCGTCGAGGTGCAGGTCCAGCGGTGGCGCTACGCGCGGCCCGTGTCGTGTCGCCCCGAACGAGCCCGCCGTCTCGCCGGACTTCCGCCGGCGGTGCTCGCCGGCGACATCTTCGGCGGGCCGCTGGTCGGGGGTGCGGCACGCTCCGGTCTGGCCGCCGCCGGACTTCTCCACAGCCTGGGGACAATCGACCGCTCTACGTGA
- a CDS encoding MmcQ/YjbR family DNA-binding protein, with protein MFDDADPWLIRLRDVCLALPGAAEKVSHGRPCFFTKKIFSIYGAVTKGDHGSGRFDRAVLVLPDPDEAAALLDDPRFFVPAYWGPSGWIGLDLTVAAIDWAEIAELVEDSFRMTAPAALVARLPG; from the coding sequence ATGTTCGACGACGCCGATCCCTGGCTGATCCGGCTGCGCGACGTGTGCCTCGCCCTGCCGGGTGCGGCGGAGAAGGTGTCCCACGGACGGCCGTGCTTCTTCACCAAGAAGATCTTCTCGATCTACGGGGCGGTCACCAAGGGTGACCACGGCTCGGGCCGATTCGACCGGGCCGTGCTGGTGCTCCCGGACCCGGACGAAGCGGCGGCGTTGCTGGACGATCCCCGGTTCTTCGTGCCGGCCTACTGGGGCCCCTCCGGCTGGATCGGTCTCGACCTCACCGTCGCCGCGATCGACTGGGCGGAGATCGCGGAGCTGGTCGAGGACTCCTTTCGGATGACGGCCCCCGCTGCGCTGGTCGCACGGCTCCCGGGGTGA
- the msrA gene encoding peptide-methionine (S)-S-oxide reductase MsrA: MFGLRKPEMVTPEKALPGRGDPIVVPRPHAVLGTPLVPPFPEGFGVAQFGMGCFWGAERMFWRLDGVHTTAVGYAGGITPNPTYEEVCSGRTGHTEAVLVVFDPAVIAYDELLRVFWEGHDPTQGYRQGNDVGTQYRSAIYAADADQLARAEAARDAFQRVLTAAHYDQITTEIAPAGPFFYAEDYHQQYLHKVPNGYCGLGGTGLSCPTGLST, translated from the coding sequence ATGTTCGGACTCCGGAAACCAGAGATGGTGACGCCCGAGAAGGCCCTGCCCGGCCGTGGTGACCCCATCGTCGTCCCCCGCCCCCACGCCGTGCTCGGCACGCCGCTGGTGCCCCCGTTCCCGGAGGGGTTCGGCGTGGCCCAGTTCGGGATGGGCTGCTTCTGGGGCGCCGAGCGCATGTTCTGGCGACTCGACGGCGTGCACACCACCGCCGTCGGCTACGCCGGGGGCATCACCCCCAACCCCACCTACGAAGAGGTGTGCTCGGGCCGCACCGGTCACACCGAAGCGGTGCTGGTCGTGTTCGACCCCGCCGTGATCGCCTACGACGAGCTGCTGCGGGTCTTCTGGGAGGGGCACGACCCGACCCAGGGGTACCGTCAGGGCAACGACGTCGGCACCCAGTACCGCTCGGCGATCTACGCCGCCGACGCCGACCAGCTGGCTCGGGCCGAGGCCGCCCGGGACGCCTTCCAGCGGGTGCTGACGGCGGCGCACTACGACCAGATCACCACCGAGATTGCCCCGGCCGGGCCGTTCTTCTACGCCGAGGACTACCACCAGCAGTACCTCCACAAGGTGCCCAACGGCTACTGCGGGCTGGGTGGCACCGGGCTTTCGTGCCCGACCGGCCTGTCGACGTAG